Proteins encoded together in one Pantoea sp. CCBC3-3-1 window:
- a CDS encoding TonB-dependent siderophore receptor, producing the protein MVDITGFKFKPLAIVIACFLSSPALAAETEQDDEAQMLVTRTAEEQLKQQPGVSVITAEDIAKNPPVNDLSDIIRKMPGVNLTGNSATGSRGNNRQIDIRGMGPENTLILIDGVPTTSRNSVRYSWRGERDTRGDTNWVPAEMVERIDILRGPAAARYGSGAAGGVINIITKRPTNDWHGSLSLFTNQPENDQEGATKRTNFSLSGPLAGEALTMRLYGNYNKTDADALDINTAQNGSYAAGREGVRNKDINAQFSWKMTPTQIVDLDLGYSRQGNIYAGDTQHSNGNISPNGLVSSLYGHETNRMYRQTYGITHNGIWDWGQSKVGFYYEKTNNTRLHEGTTGRVEGMINSEAYDTSRLKNYRTSGEVTIPVEKWLDQTLTLGAEWNREALNDPASMQTTSTSNVTGIGISDHRSSKNSAELSAIYVEDNIEPVAGTNLIPGLRFDYHSKFGGNFSPSLNASQALGDYFKLKAGIARVFKAPNLYQSSQGYLLATRGNGCPNTIEKNSCYLMGNGDLDPEISINKEIGLEFNHKGYAAGITYFRNDYKNKIVSGTDILGYASNGYNILRWENGGKALVEGLEGNLTIPIVKDTLDWRTNATYMITSENKDTGNPLSIIPEYTINTMLDYQVTEKLSTNLNWTFYGRQKPRQYAEIRNEVGSLSNKAVSAYSIVGIGANYAVVKNVQVKAGISNLFDKRIYRENEGASTYNEAGRAYYAGMTLSF; encoded by the coding sequence ATGGTTGACATAACTGGTTTCAAATTCAAACCTCTGGCGATAGTTATCGCCTGCTTTCTGAGTAGTCCGGCCTTGGCGGCTGAAACAGAACAGGATGACGAAGCACAAATGCTGGTCACTCGTACTGCCGAAGAACAGCTAAAGCAGCAGCCTGGCGTGTCGGTTATCACCGCTGAAGACATCGCTAAAAATCCGCCTGTTAATGACCTTTCCGATATCATCCGCAAAATGCCTGGCGTCAATCTCACCGGCAACAGCGCCACCGGGAGCCGGGGTAATAATCGCCAAATCGACATCCGTGGGATGGGGCCAGAAAACACGTTGATTTTAATTGATGGCGTGCCAACCACTTCACGTAATTCTGTGCGCTACAGCTGGCGGGGCGAACGCGATACGCGCGGTGATACTAACTGGGTGCCAGCAGAGATGGTCGAACGTATTGATATTCTGCGCGGCCCGGCGGCAGCGCGTTATGGCTCTGGCGCGGCGGGCGGTGTGATTAATATCATTACCAAACGCCCAACGAACGACTGGCACGGCTCGCTTTCTCTGTTCACTAACCAGCCGGAAAATGACCAGGAGGGTGCGACCAAACGCACCAATTTTAGCCTGAGCGGCCCGCTGGCAGGCGAGGCGTTAACCATGCGCCTGTACGGCAATTACAATAAAACCGATGCCGATGCCCTGGATATTAATACGGCGCAAAACGGCAGTTACGCAGCAGGCCGGGAAGGGGTACGCAATAAAGACATCAACGCGCAGTTCTCATGGAAGATGACGCCGACGCAGATTGTCGATTTGGATCTCGGCTACAGCCGACAGGGCAATATCTACGCGGGTGATACGCAACACAGCAACGGCAATATCAGCCCCAACGGCCTGGTCTCTTCACTTTATGGCCATGAAACCAACCGCATGTATCGCCAGACCTACGGCATTACCCATAACGGCATCTGGGACTGGGGCCAGTCGAAAGTCGGTTTTTACTATGAGAAAACCAACAATACCCGTCTGCATGAAGGAACGACGGGTCGTGTGGAAGGAATGATTAACAGCGAAGCTTATGACACCAGCCGCCTGAAAAATTACCGCACCAGCGGCGAAGTGACTATCCCGGTAGAAAAATGGCTGGATCAGACGCTGACGCTGGGCGCGGAATGGAATCGCGAAGCGTTGAACGATCCGGCGTCAATGCAGACTACCAGTACCAGCAATGTTACGGGCATCGGTATTTCAGACCACCGCAGTTCCAAAAACAGCGCAGAGCTGAGCGCGATCTATGTTGAAGATAACATTGAGCCTGTCGCCGGCACCAACCTGATCCCCGGTTTACGCTTTGATTATCACAGCAAGTTTGGCGGCAATTTCAGCCCAAGCCTCAATGCCTCTCAGGCGTTGGGAGATTATTTCAAGCTGAAAGCCGGTATCGCGCGCGTCTTTAAAGCACCGAACCTTTACCAGTCGAGTCAAGGCTATCTGCTGGCCACACGTGGCAACGGTTGCCCAAATACCATTGAAAAAAATAGCTGTTATTTGATGGGTAACGGCGACCTCGATCCGGAAATCAGCATTAACAAAGAGATCGGGCTGGAATTTAATCATAAAGGTTATGCTGCCGGTATCACCTATTTCCGCAACGATTATAAAAATAAAATCGTTTCCGGTACCGACATTCTTGGCTACGCCTCTAATGGCTACAATATCCTGCGTTGGGAAAATGGCGGCAAAGCGCTGGTGGAAGGGCTGGAAGGTAATCTGACCATCCCGATCGTTAAAGATACGCTGGACTGGCGTACTAATGCGACCTATATGATTACGTCAGAAAATAAAGACACCGGCAATCCGCTATCCATTATTCCTGAATATACCATCAATACGATGCTGGATTATCAGGTCACGGAAAAGCTCTCCACAAATCTTAACTGGACATTCTACGGCAGACAGAAACCGCGTCAGTATGCAGAAATCCGTAATGAGGTGGGTAGCCTTTCAAACAAAGCGGTGAGTGCTTACTCTATCGTTGGCATCGGTGCGAATTATGCTGTGGTGAAAAACGTACAGGTGAAAGCGGGCATCAGCAACCTGTTCGACAAGCGCATCTACCGTGAAAACGAAGGGGCTTCTACCTATAACGAAGCGGGCCGCGCTTATTATGCGGGTATGACCTTATCGTTTTGA
- a CDS encoding amidohydrolase, producing MNTASLILTNGNFHTVDGDKPLATAVAIKDGKFLAVGSEAEVMHYAGEATQVVDLQGSTGIPGLNDSHLHLIRGGLNYNLELRWEGVPSLADALRMLKEQALRTPNPQWVRVVGGWTEFQFAEKRMPTLDEINEAAPDTPVFILHLYDRALLNRAALRVVGYTRDTPNPPGGEIQRDSNGNPTGMLIARPNAMLLYATLAKGPKLPLEQQVNSTRQFMRELNRLGLTSAIDAGGGFQNYPDDYEVIAELHAKKQLTVRIAYNLFTQRPGQEVEDFEKWTDMLKPGQGTDFYRHNGAGEMLVFSAADFEDFLEPRPDLAPGMEDELERVVRHLVEHRWPFRLHATYNESIGRMLDVFEKVNRDIPFNGLHWFFDHAETITEANIERVKRLGGGIAVQHRMAFQGEYFADRYGADAVKQTPPVRKMLNAELPVGLGTDATRVASYNPWTALYWLVSGRTVGGMAMYDEHARLDRETALMLWTQGSAWFSSEQGKKGQIKAGQLADLVILSKDYFSVTEEEIKGIESVLTVVDGEIVYAAGGFSPLSPPPIPVLPEWSPVVNVPGHYRSAPPERVGVTQQVHQCSGPCGVHQHSHNVARHSTVPVSDDNAFWGALGCSCFAF from the coding sequence ATGAATACAGCCTCATTGATTCTGACGAATGGCAATTTTCATACGGTTGATGGTGATAAACCGCTGGCAACGGCGGTGGCAATAAAAGACGGTAAATTCCTGGCTGTTGGCAGCGAAGCCGAGGTGATGCACTACGCCGGCGAGGCGACTCAGGTCGTCGATCTACAAGGCTCGACAGGAATTCCCGGCCTCAACGATTCTCACCTGCATCTGATCCGGGGTGGCCTGAATTACAATCTTGAACTGCGCTGGGAAGGCGTGCCTTCGCTGGCCGATGCATTAAGAATGCTGAAAGAGCAGGCGCTGCGTACGCCTAATCCGCAATGGGTACGCGTGGTTGGCGGCTGGACTGAATTTCAGTTCGCAGAAAAACGCATGCCGACGCTGGATGAAATCAATGAGGCCGCGCCGGATACGCCCGTATTCATTCTGCATCTCTACGATCGTGCATTGCTAAACCGGGCAGCATTAAGAGTGGTGGGTTATACGCGTGATACGCCAAATCCGCCAGGTGGCGAAATCCAGCGCGATAGCAACGGCAATCCAACCGGCATGCTGATTGCGCGACCAAATGCCATGCTGCTGTATGCCACGTTAGCAAAAGGGCCAAAGCTTCCGCTTGAGCAGCAGGTAAATTCAACGCGTCAGTTTATGCGCGAGCTGAACCGGCTCGGTCTGACCAGCGCTATTGATGCGGGCGGCGGTTTTCAGAACTACCCGGACGATTATGAGGTGATCGCCGAACTGCACGCTAAAAAGCAGCTCACGGTGCGTATCGCTTATAACCTCTTCACCCAGCGCCCCGGCCAGGAAGTGGAAGATTTTGAAAAATGGACCGATATGCTTAAACCTGGCCAGGGCACCGATTTCTATCGTCATAACGGCGCGGGTGAAATGCTGGTGTTTTCAGCGGCGGACTTTGAAGATTTTCTGGAGCCGCGTCCGGATCTGGCACCGGGAATGGAAGACGAACTGGAACGCGTGGTACGCCATTTGGTTGAGCATCGCTGGCCGTTCCGTCTGCATGCCACTTACAACGAATCGATCGGCCGCATGCTCGACGTCTTCGAGAAGGTCAACCGCGACATTCCTTTCAACGGTTTGCACTGGTTCTTCGATCACGCTGAGACCATCACCGAAGCCAATATTGAACGGGTGAAGCGGCTTGGCGGCGGTATTGCCGTGCAGCACCGGATGGCTTTTCAGGGCGAATACTTTGCCGATCGTTATGGCGCTGATGCCGTGAAGCAGACGCCCCCGGTGAGAAAAATGCTTAACGCTGAGCTGCCGGTAGGCCTGGGCACCGACGCAACCCGCGTAGCGAGCTATAACCCGTGGACCGCGCTTTACTGGCTGGTCTCCGGACGGACGGTCGGCGGCATGGCGATGTATGACGAGCACGCCAGGCTGGATCGTGAAACGGCGCTGATGCTGTGGACGCAGGGCAGCGCGTGGTTCTCCAGCGAACAGGGTAAAAAAGGGCAAATCAAAGCCGGACAGCTGGCGGATCTGGTCATTCTTTCAAAAGATTACTTCAGCGTAACGGAAGAAGAGATTAAAGGAATTGAATCGGTATTAACCGTAGTCGATGGCGAAATTGTTTACGCAGCGGGTGGGTTCAGTCCGCTTTCTCCGCCGCCAATACCGGTGTTACCGGAGTGGTCTCCGGTGGTTAACGTGCCGGGGCATTACCGCAGTGCACCGCCTGAGCGAGTCGGGGTGACGCAACAAGTGCATCAGTGCAGCGGGCCGTGTGGTGTGCATCAGCATTCGCATAACGTAGCGCGGCATTCGACCGTTCCCGTTTCCGACGACAATGCATTTTGGGGTGCGCTGGGCTGCTCCTGCTTCGCCTTCTAA
- a CDS encoding antibiotic biosynthesis monooxygenase, producing MDWPHQPEHITLVITHSVQAGKQADYERWLAVIMPEAALFSGHLGVNVLRPVHGELTYTVLIRFNNVDNLYHWLQSDQRKARVAELATLLSGKEHIEMRPGAAFWFTPPAPGQRSPARWKQFLVTLAVIFPSTNLVPWFWSELFPNLKGTLPGHFLNDVSVVALVVWLWMPAITRLLKNWLSPQTPPGEEK from the coding sequence GTGGACTGGCCTCATCAACCCGAACATATCACTTTAGTGATAACCCACAGCGTGCAGGCGGGAAAGCAGGCTGACTACGAACGCTGGCTGGCGGTGATCATGCCGGAAGCGGCGCTGTTTAGCGGACATCTTGGCGTGAACGTGCTGCGCCCGGTACATGGCGAGCTGACTTATACCGTGCTAATCAGATTTAATAATGTCGATAATCTTTATCACTGGTTACAGTCAGATCAGCGTAAAGCACGCGTAGCAGAATTAGCCACGTTACTTAGCGGGAAAGAACATATCGAAATGCGGCCTGGTGCGGCATTCTGGTTTACGCCCCCCGCGCCCGGTCAACGTTCTCCGGCGCGCTGGAAACAGTTTCTGGTTACGCTGGCGGTTATTTTTCCTTCCACCAATCTGGTTCCCTGGTTCTGGAGCGAGCTGTTTCCCAATCTGAAAGGTACGCTGCCAGGACATTTTTTAAATGATGTCAGCGTCGTTGCGCTGGTGGTCTGGCTATGGATGCCTGCGATCACGCGTTTGCTAAAAAACTGGCTTAGCCCTCAGACCCCACCCGGAGAAGAAAAATGA
- a CDS encoding hydrolase: MSKLDLLDPQNSALIFIDHQPQMSFGVANIDRQQLKNNTVALAKAGKIFDVPVIYTSVETESFSGYIWPELLAVHPDVQPIERTSMNSWEDAAFVKAVEATGRKKLIISALWTEVCLTFPALMALKAGYEVYAVTDTSGGTSVDAHERSIDRIVQAGAVPVTWQQVLLEYQRDWARKETYDAVMDLVREHSGAYGMGVDYAYTMVHKAPARKA; this comes from the coding sequence ATGTCTAAACTCGACCTGCTCGACCCACAGAATTCTGCTCTGATTTTCATTGACCACCAGCCTCAGATGTCCTTTGGCGTTGCCAACATCGATCGCCAGCAGCTTAAAAATAACACCGTGGCATTAGCCAAAGCGGGCAAGATTTTTGACGTGCCGGTGATTTATACCTCGGTGGAAACGGAAAGTTTTAGCGGCTATATCTGGCCGGAACTGCTGGCGGTACACCCTGACGTGCAGCCGATTGAGCGTACTTCAATGAACTCCTGGGAAGATGCGGCATTTGTTAAAGCGGTGGAGGCGACCGGCCGTAAAAAGCTAATTATCTCTGCGTTGTGGACAGAAGTGTGTCTGACTTTCCCGGCGCTGATGGCGCTGAAAGCGGGCTACGAAGTCTATGCGGTGACCGATACGTCAGGCGGCACCAGCGTAGATGCCCATGAGCGTTCAATCGACCGCATCGTGCAGGCAGGTGCAGTACCGGTAACCTGGCAGCAGGTGCTGCTGGAGTACCAGCGCGACTGGGCCCGTAAGGAAACCTACGATGCGGTAATGGATCTGGTTCGTGAACACAGCGGTGCATACGGCATGGGCGTAGATTATGCCTACACCATGGTGCACAAAGCACCAGCCCGCAAAGCTTGA
- a CDS encoding LysR family transcriptional regulator, translating into MRLNLEALLILDALERHGTFAAAAARLFKTASALSYTVQKMESDLNIKLLDRSGHRATFTPTGRLMLEKGRVLLRAVGELEQQAQYVESGWESKLTISVDAAVPFALLTPLIDRFYQQHQHTQLLFRQDVLAGCWEALSYGDADIVFGAIQEPVTRSGIGWVPIGWLEYVFAIAPHHPLASLPQPLLREQVRQYRAIVVHDSSHRGVGADLRVLDEQKTLSVHDFNAKLQAHLAGLGCGFLPRYLAAPWLETGELVERRLDSDARRDQAFLAWNENATGNAAKWWRDNLQSFEGLKSLYNAA; encoded by the coding sequence ATGCGATTAAACCTTGAAGCGCTGCTGATCCTGGATGCGCTGGAGCGTCACGGCACCTTTGCTGCGGCTGCGGCCAGACTTTTTAAAACAGCTTCGGCACTCAGCTACACGGTGCAGAAGATGGAAAGCGACCTGAATATCAAGCTGCTCGACCGGTCAGGGCATCGGGCAACCTTTACCCCGACAGGCCGTCTGATGCTGGAAAAAGGCCGGGTATTATTACGGGCGGTGGGCGAACTGGAGCAGCAGGCGCAATATGTCGAAAGTGGCTGGGAGAGTAAGCTGACTATCAGCGTGGACGCGGCGGTGCCTTTTGCGCTGCTAACGCCGCTCATTGACCGCTTCTACCAGCAGCATCAGCATACGCAACTGCTGTTTCGTCAGGATGTGCTGGCAGGCTGCTGGGAAGCGTTAAGCTATGGTGATGCTGATATTGTATTTGGCGCTATACAGGAACCGGTAACACGCAGCGGGATCGGCTGGGTTCCCATCGGCTGGCTGGAATATGTCTTTGCTATCGCGCCGCATCATCCGCTGGCTTCGCTTCCTCAACCCTTATTGCGCGAACAGGTTCGGCAGTATCGTGCAATAGTGGTTCACGACTCTTCCCACCGCGGCGTCGGCGCTGATTTACGCGTGCTGGATGAGCAAAAAACGTTAAGCGTGCATGATTTTAATGCGAAATTGCAGGCGCATCTTGCCGGGCTGGGCTGCGGCTTTTTACCGCGTTATCTGGCGGCGCCCTGGCTGGAAACCGGTGAGCTGGTTGAACGCAGGCTGGATAGCGATGCCCGACGCGATCAGGCTTTTCTGGCATGGAATGAAAACGCGACGGGCAATGCAGCGAAATGGTGGCGAGATAATCTGCAATCTTTTGAAGGGCTGAAATCCCTCTATAACGCGGCATAA
- a CDS encoding alpha/beta fold hydrolase encodes MSTFNTQDGTQIYFKDWGKGKPVLFSHGWPLDADMWDSQLNFLAERGYRVIAFDRRGFGRSDQPWEGYNYDTFASDINDLIQHLDLHDVTLVGFSMGGGDVARYIGRYGSDRVRALALLGAVTPFFIKTDDHPEGVEKSVFDGIKEGLLKDRAQFISDFATPFYGLNKGMTVSDGVLAQTLNIALLASLKGTLDCVTAFSETDFRPDIAKVTVPTLVIHGDADQVVPFEATGKLAAASIKGSQLKVYEGAPHGFAVTHQQQLNEDLLTFLESL; translated from the coding sequence ATGAGCACATTTAACACACAAGATGGCACGCAAATTTATTTTAAAGATTGGGGTAAAGGAAAACCGGTATTGTTCAGTCACGGCTGGCCGTTAGACGCCGATATGTGGGACAGCCAGCTAAATTTTCTCGCTGAGCGCGGCTACCGCGTGATTGCTTTTGACCGACGTGGCTTTGGCCGCTCGGATCAGCCCTGGGAAGGCTATAACTACGATACCTTCGCTTCAGATATCAACGATCTGATCCAGCATCTGGATTTGCATGACGTGACGCTGGTGGGCTTTTCAATGGGCGGCGGCGATGTGGCCCGTTACATCGGCCGTTATGGCAGCGATCGTGTCCGCGCGCTGGCTTTATTAGGTGCGGTAACGCCTTTCTTCATTAAAACCGATGACCATCCGGAAGGCGTGGAGAAATCAGTCTTTGATGGGATCAAAGAGGGATTACTGAAAGATCGTGCCCAGTTTATTAGCGATTTCGCTACGCCATTCTATGGCCTGAATAAAGGAATGACCGTTTCCGATGGGGTGCTGGCCCAGACGCTGAATATTGCCCTGCTGGCTTCGCTGAAAGGGACGCTGGACTGCGTTACTGCTTTCTCAGAGACGGATTTCCGACCTGATATCGCTAAAGTCACAGTGCCAACGCTGGTTATTCATGGAGATGCCGACCAGGTGGTGCCTTTCGAAGCCACAGGTAAGCTGGCAGCGGCTTCTATTAAAGGTTCACAGCTCAAAGTCTATGAAGGTGCACCGCATGGCTTTGCCGTAACGCATCAGCAACAGCTGAATGAAGACCTGCTGACTTTTCTTGAATCACTCTGA
- the birA gene encoding bifunctional biotin--[acetyl-CoA-carboxylase] ligase/biotin operon repressor BirA encodes MKDNTVPLTLIGILADGEFHSGEQLGEQLGMSRAAINKHIQTLKDWGIDVFTVTGKGYSLPLPIQLLNEQTIASHLDHGRLAVIPVIDSTNQYLLERMNELQSGDACVAEYQQAGRGRRGRQWFSPFGSNLYLSMYWRLEQGPLAAMGLSLVIGIVTAEVLQALGASDVRVKWPNDLYLKDRKLAGILVELTGKTGDAAQIVIGTGINLAMNSPDTTVVNQGWINLQEAGVTIDRNKLAASLVNKMRESLQLFEREGLAPFIDRWSELDNFINRPVKLLIGEREILGIARGIDQQGGLILEQDGVRKSWVGGEISLRPQHA; translated from the coding sequence ATGAAAGACAATACCGTTCCGCTAACCCTGATCGGCATCCTTGCTGATGGCGAATTTCATTCTGGTGAGCAGCTTGGCGAGCAGTTAGGAATGAGTCGTGCCGCCATCAATAAGCATATTCAAACTCTGAAGGACTGGGGTATTGACGTTTTTACCGTTACCGGCAAAGGTTACAGTCTGCCGTTACCCATCCAGCTGCTAAATGAACAAACCATTGCTTCTCATCTGGATCATGGCCGGCTCGCGGTGATCCCAGTGATCGACTCGACGAACCAGTATTTACTGGAAAGAATGAACGAACTCCAGTCTGGCGATGCCTGTGTCGCGGAATATCAGCAGGCGGGAAGAGGGCGTCGCGGCAGGCAGTGGTTTTCACCTTTTGGATCTAACCTTTATCTTTCCATGTACTGGCGTCTGGAGCAGGGGCCGCTTGCTGCAATGGGGCTGAGTCTGGTAATTGGCATCGTCACAGCAGAAGTTTTACAGGCGCTTGGGGCAAGCGATGTCAGGGTTAAATGGCCAAATGACCTTTATCTGAAAGATCGCAAACTTGCCGGTATCCTGGTTGAATTAACAGGTAAAACCGGCGATGCCGCACAGATTGTAATTGGAACCGGGATCAATCTGGCAATGAATTCGCCCGACACTACCGTGGTTAATCAGGGATGGATTAATTTGCAGGAAGCGGGAGTGACTATCGATCGCAATAAGCTTGCCGCAAGCCTGGTAAACAAGATGCGTGAATCTTTGCAGCTGTTTGAACGCGAAGGGCTGGCACCTTTTATCGATCGCTGGAGCGAGCTGGATAATTTTATTAATCGGCCGGTAAAACTGCTGATTGGCGAACGGGAAATTTTGGGTATTGCACGCGGTATCGATCAGCAAGGTGGATTGATTCTGGAACAGGATGGCGTTCGTAAATCCTGGGTCGGCGGCGAAATTTCGCTGCGTCCCCAGCACGCTTAA
- the murB gene encoding UDP-N-acetylmuramate dehydrogenase gives MSSPIHSLKPFNTFNLDATAHCIVIAETAEELRAAWQKSQQQQQPVLLLGEGSNILFLEDFQGTVIVNRLKGISAQESENAWHLHVGAGENWHQLVQYTLEHHFPGLENLAMIPGCVGSAPIQNIGAYGVELKNVCEYVDILHLSSGDTQRLSAEECRFGYRDSIFKHQYQTGYAIVAVGLQLRKQWHPVVTYGDLIKLSPENVTPRQIYDAVCHMRSSKLPNPADVGNAGSFFKNPVVSAEQAQSILAEYPAAPVYPQADGRVKLAAGWLIDRCDLKGHSIGGAAVHRQQALVLINKDRANGSDIVALAHEVRQRVGNKFNVWLEPEVRFIGAQGEKEAVGVIA, from the coding sequence ATGTCCAGCCCGATCCATTCCCTGAAACCCTTCAACACCTTTAATCTTGATGCCACTGCTCACTGTATTGTCATCGCAGAAACGGCGGAGGAATTAAGGGCTGCCTGGCAGAAAAGTCAGCAACAGCAACAGCCTGTTTTACTCTTAGGTGAAGGTAGTAATATCCTGTTTTTAGAAGACTTTCAGGGAACGGTTATCGTCAATCGTCTCAAAGGCATTAGCGCTCAGGAAAGCGAAAATGCATGGCATCTGCATGTAGGGGCTGGCGAAAACTGGCATCAGTTGGTCCAGTACACTCTGGAACATCATTTTCCAGGATTAGAAAACCTGGCGATGATCCCGGGATGTGTGGGTTCGGCACCGATTCAGAACATTGGTGCTTATGGCGTTGAACTGAAGAACGTTTGCGAGTATGTCGACATCCTGCATCTGTCTTCAGGAGACACACAGCGGCTTTCAGCAGAGGAATGCCGGTTTGGCTATCGGGATAGCATCTTCAAACATCAATATCAGACTGGATACGCGATTGTTGCCGTCGGCTTACAGCTTAGAAAACAATGGCATCCGGTGGTCACTTATGGCGATTTGATTAAGTTATCACCTGAAAACGTCACGCCACGCCAGATTTACGATGCGGTTTGCCACATGCGCAGCAGTAAATTACCCAACCCCGCAGACGTCGGTAATGCCGGTAGTTTTTTCAAGAACCCGGTTGTATCTGCTGAACAGGCTCAATCTATTCTTGCTGAATATCCTGCCGCCCCCGTATATCCGCAAGCCGATGGCCGGGTCAAACTGGCGGCCGGATGGCTAATCGATCGCTGCGATCTCAAAGGACACAGCATAGGTGGCGCGGCGGTACATCGCCAGCAGGCCCTGGTTTTGATCAATAAAGATCGTGCAAACGGCAGTGATATTGTGGCGCTGGCGCATGAAGTGCGTCAGCGTGTAGGGAATAAATTTAACGTGTGGCTTGAACCCGAGGTGCGTTTTATCGGTGCACAGGGCGAAAAAGAGGCTGTCGGAGTTATCGCATGA
- the hemG gene encoding menaquinone-dependent protoporphyrinogen IX dehydrogenase, which yields MKALILYSSRDGQTREIASYIANKLKEQQECDVMNILHADAVDWTKYDRVLIGASIRYGHFHPKVEKFVKQHLNELSKRPSGFFSVNLTARKPEKRTPQTNAYTRKFLLASPWQPECCAVFAGALRYPRYGFFDRIMIQLIMRMTGGETDASKEVEYTDWEQVGRFTHEFAALSGKV from the coding sequence ATGAAAGCGTTAATCCTTTATTCCAGCCGCGATGGGCAAACTCGCGAAATCGCCTCTTATATAGCGAACAAGCTGAAAGAGCAGCAGGAGTGCGATGTAATGAACATCCTGCATGCTGATGCTGTTGACTGGACTAAGTACGATCGCGTGTTGATAGGCGCCTCAATTCGCTATGGTCACTTCCATCCAAAGGTGGAGAAATTTGTAAAACAGCATCTTAATGAACTCAGTAAGCGACCTTCGGGATTCTTCTCGGTTAACCTTACTGCCCGAAAACCAGAAAAACGCACGCCGCAGACCAATGCCTATACACGTAAGTTCCTGCTGGCTTCGCCATGGCAGCCAGAATGCTGCGCTGTCTTTGCCGGAGCGCTGCGTTATCCACGTTACGGCTTCTTCGATCGCATTATGATTCAGCTTATTATGCGTATGACCGGCGGCGAGACCGATGCCAGTAAAGAAGTTGAGTATACGGATTGGGAACAGGTGGGTCGTTTTACCCATGAATTTGCTGCATTATCAGGCAAAGTGTAG